The following are encoded in a window of Candidatus Rokuibacteriota bacterium genomic DNA:
- a CDS encoding CoA transferase, producing MAKALDGIRVLDLTQYEAGPSCTQMLAWLGADVIKIEAPAGEPGRTALSDKRGEDAWFFLLLNSCKKGVTLNLKAPRGCAMFKEMVKRADVVVENLGPGAMDRLGLGYDALRKLNPRVIAASVKGFGSGGPYSEYKSFEWIAQAMAGAMSMTGSPDGPPTKAIGGLADTGAGLHTVIGILAAIIQRQATGVGQQIEVAQQDSVVNLLRIHLRDSYATGKPVPRQGNSSLNAAPSNLYRCHPFGPNDYVFIHVATVEMWKTLTTILGRPELGDDPRYADRRDRVQFIDEIDPMIEAWTEKRTKHEVLEILAPRGVPCGAVLDSTEILADPHLRQRGMIVELEHPSRGAYPMPANPVRLSDSPTDVTRAPLLGEHNTEIYGELLGYGSAELDALRRDGVI from the coding sequence ATGGCGAAAGCCCTCGACGGGATCCGCGTTCTCGACCTGACCCAGTACGAGGCGGGACCGAGCTGCACCCAGATGCTCGCGTGGCTCGGGGCCGACGTCATCAAGATCGAGGCGCCGGCGGGCGAGCCGGGCCGCACCGCGCTCTCCGACAAGCGCGGTGAGGACGCGTGGTTCTTCCTCCTGCTGAACTCCTGCAAGAAGGGCGTGACGCTCAACCTCAAGGCGCCGCGCGGCTGCGCGATGTTCAAGGAGATGGTGAAGCGCGCGGACGTCGTCGTGGAAAACCTGGGCCCGGGCGCCATGGACCGGCTCGGCCTGGGCTACGACGCCCTCCGCAAGCTCAACCCGCGCGTCATTGCAGCCTCGGTGAAGGGCTTCGGCAGCGGCGGGCCGTACTCGGAGTACAAGAGCTTCGAGTGGATCGCGCAAGCAATGGCGGGCGCCATGAGCATGACGGGCTCGCCCGATGGGCCCCCCACGAAGGCGATCGGCGGCCTGGCCGACACGGGCGCCGGCCTGCACACGGTGATCGGCATCCTGGCGGCGATCATCCAGCGGCAGGCGACAGGCGTGGGGCAGCAGATCGAAGTCGCCCAGCAGGATTCGGTGGTGAACCTCCTGCGCATCCACCTGCGCGACAGCTACGCGACGGGCAAACCGGTGCCGCGGCAGGGCAATAGCTCGCTGAACGCGGCCCCCTCGAACCTCTACCGCTGCCACCCCTTCGGACCGAACGACTACGTCTTCATCCACGTCGCCACCGTGGAGATGTGGAAAACGCTGACCACGATCCTCGGCCGCCCCGAGCTGGGCGACGATCCGCGCTACGCCGACCGGCGCGACCGCGTCCAGTTCATCGACGAGATCGACCCGATGATCGAGGCGTGGACGGAGAAGCGCACGAAGCACGAGGTGCTGGAGATCCTCGCTCCCCGGGGCGTCCCGTGCGGGGCCGTCCTCGACTCGACCGAGATCCTGGCGGACCCGCACCTGCGCCAGCGCGGCATGATCGTCGAGCTGGAGCACCCGAGCCGCGGCGCCTACCCGATGCCCGCGAACCCGGTGCGCCTGTCCGACTCGCCCACCGACGTGACGCGCGCGCCGCTCCTCGGCGAGCACAACACGGAGATCTACGGCGAGCTGCTCGGCTACGGCAGCGCGGAGCTCGACGCCCTCCGCCGCGACGGCGTCATCTAA
- a CDS encoding GNAT family N-acetyltransferase — protein sequence MAQVTIRQLTVADRSAAVDVINTAARWYRDFLPPDELHDPEMTPAQWDDEARRLAWYGGFLDGVLVAVMGLEYARDAALLRHAYILPEHQHHGIGLRLAEHLEREAGREGVALGVRRIIVGTYARNYKARGALEKAGYSLSADSGALLREYYAIPEDRLRASVTYEKPT from the coding sequence GTGGCCCAGGTGACGATCCGCCAGCTGACAGTCGCCGACCGGAGCGCCGCGGTGGACGTGATCAACACCGCCGCGCGCTGGTACCGGGACTTCCTCCCGCCCGACGAGCTCCACGACCCGGAGATGACGCCCGCCCAGTGGGATGACGAAGCCCGGCGCCTCGCGTGGTACGGCGGATTCCTGGACGGCGTCCTGGTCGCCGTGATGGGGCTCGAGTATGCGCGCGACGCGGCGCTCCTGCGCCACGCCTACATCCTGCCCGAGCACCAGCACCACGGCATCGGCCTCCGCCTGGCCGAGCATCTGGAGCGCGAGGCGGGGCGGGAAGGCGTGGCGCTTGGTGTCCGCCGGATCATCGTGGGGACCTACGCGCGGAACTACAAGGCCCGGGGCGCGCTGGAGAAGGCGGGCTACTCCCTCTCGGCGGACTCCGGGGCGCTCCTGCGCGAGTACTACGCCATCCCGGAAGACCGGCTCCGCGCCTCTGTCACGTACGAGAAACCCACCTAA
- a CDS encoding ArsR family transcriptional regulator, translating into MLLALSLLDESYPRELSRVLDAPLSGVQKALQSLELDGIVAGRSVGRTRVFQLDPRYFARDALKQFLLRLTEPEVGLQRQVAALRRRPRRTGKPL; encoded by the coding sequence GTGCTCCTCGCTCTTTCGCTGCTCGACGAGAGCTACCCCCGCGAGCTCTCGCGCGTGCTGGACGCCCCCCTATCCGGTGTTCAGAAGGCGTTGCAGAGCCTCGAGCTGGATGGCATCGTGGCCGGGCGCTCCGTGGGGCGGACCCGCGTGTTCCAGCTGGATCCTCGGTATTTCGCTCGGGATGCCCTCAAGCAGTTTCTGCTCCGGCTCACGGAGCCCGAAGTTGGACTTCAAAGGCAGGTCGCGGCGCTGCGCCGCCGGCCTCGGCGAACGGGCAAGCCGTTGTGA
- a CDS encoding aldo/keto reductase, translated as MGATTRLGRSGLTVSTLCFGTGYMSGPVAAGARLLTRAYELGVTFWDTSDDYGTHPHVARALRDVGRDEIVVTTKTYASTAAGARRSLTKALRELRVEAVDIFLLHAVDSAGELEAKLPALETLARTKAEGLVRAVGVSSHSREVLTRLLDLRAVDVALVVVNQTGRWMKDATPKEMAEAVKRLHRSGRGVYGMKALGSGQVTGQAEVAAALRYAFRFPYVHATCVGMTSVSELEANVGIWRRARARRRRSSR; from the coding sequence ATGGGCGCGACGACTCGGCTCGGCCGATCGGGGCTGACCGTTTCCACTCTCTGCTTCGGGACCGGCTACATGAGCGGTCCGGTCGCGGCGGGCGCCCGCCTGCTGACGCGGGCCTACGAGCTCGGCGTCACCTTCTGGGACACCTCGGACGACTACGGCACCCACCCGCACGTGGCCCGCGCGCTCCGCGACGTGGGCCGAGACGAGATCGTCGTCACCACCAAGACCTACGCGAGCACGGCCGCGGGCGCGCGCCGCAGTCTTACCAAGGCCCTGCGCGAGCTTCGGGTGGAGGCGGTCGACATCTTCCTCCTCCATGCGGTGGACTCGGCCGGGGAGCTCGAGGCCAAGCTGCCCGCCCTCGAGACCCTCGCCCGGACGAAGGCCGAAGGCCTGGTGCGGGCCGTCGGCGTCTCGAGCCACAGCCGCGAGGTGCTGACGCGACTCCTCGATCTTCGAGCGGTGGACGTCGCGCTGGTGGTCGTCAACCAGACGGGGAGATGGATGAAGGACGCCACCCCGAAGGAGATGGCTGAAGCCGTCAAGCGCCTTCACCGGAGCGGCCGCGGCGTCTACGGCATGAAGGCTCTCGGCAGCGGCCAGGTCACGGGCCAGGCCGAGGTGGCCGCGGCCCTGCGCTACGCTTTCCGCTTTCCCTACGTCCACGCCACCTGCGTCGGCATGACCTCCGTGTCGGAGCTCGAGGCCAATGTCGGCATCTGGCGTCGCGCGCGGGCGAGGCGCCGGCGGTCGAGCAGGTAG
- a CDS encoding SDR family oxidoreductase, whose amino-acid sequence MGEDVYSTGMTKVALVTGASRGIGRSIALALAAAGYAVVVNFASRRGDADATTAAIAAGGGTAVALQADVSDAAAVAGMFDAIDERFGRLDALVNNAGIGRRVDRLTDIDDETWRRTLAVNLDGAFFCMRAAIPRLQAAGGGRIVNISSGAAHTGGAIGAHYAASKAGLLALTAKAARELAREGIAVNAVLPSVIETEMLDAVAPDAAARARAMAQFPIGRFGRPEEVARVVRFLVAEAPDYLTGEFISLRGGRL is encoded by the coding sequence ATGGGCGAAGACGTATACTCGACGGGCATGACCAAGGTAGCGCTGGTGACCGGAGCCTCGCGCGGGATCGGGCGAAGCATCGCCCTAGCCCTGGCCGCGGCCGGGTATGCCGTCGTTGTCAACTTCGCGTCTCGGCGGGGGGACGCCGATGCCACGACGGCCGCCATCGCCGCCGGGGGCGGGACGGCGGTCGCCTTGCAGGCGGACGTCAGCGACGCCGCGGCTGTGGCGGGGATGTTCGACGCGATCGACGAGCGATTCGGCCGCCTCGACGCCCTGGTGAACAACGCCGGGATCGGCCGGCGGGTCGATCGCCTGACCGACATCGACGACGAGACTTGGCGGCGCACGCTGGCCGTGAACCTGGACGGCGCGTTCTTCTGCATGCGCGCCGCCATTCCGCGGCTCCAGGCGGCCGGTGGAGGACGGATCGTGAATATCTCTTCGGGCGCGGCGCACACGGGCGGGGCCATCGGCGCGCACTACGCGGCCAGCAAGGCGGGATTGCTCGCGCTCACGGCCAAGGCGGCCCGCGAGCTGGCCCGCGAGGGCATCGCGGTCAACGCGGTGCTGCCGTCGGTCATCGAAACCGAGATGCTGGACGCGGTCGCCCCCGATGCCGCGGCGCGCGCGCGCGCGATGGCCCAGTTCCCCATCGGGCGCTTCGGCAGGCCGGAGGAAGTCGCCCGTGTCGTGCGGTTCCTGGTTGCCGAGGCGCCCGACTACCTGACTGGCGAGTTCATCAGCCTGCGAGGCGGGCGGCTTTGA
- a CDS encoding NADPH:quinone reductase, which produces MKAIRVSEYGGPSVLKVEEVSTPQPGPNQVLVRNHAVGVNPVDTYLRANTDNRGPKLPYTPGADAAGVVEAVGPGVTAVKAGDRVYVGGTVSGAYAELCLCDQGQVHPLPANASFAQGAAMNVPYATAYHALFHRAHAEAGETVLVHGASGGVGIGAVQLARARGLTVIGTAGTERGRRMVLEQGAHHVLDHGAPGYLDECVWLTGGQGPAIIMEMLANANLQKDLGVIAMRGRIVVIGNRGTVEINARLAMNKDAAILGMALYHASPPQLAGIHAALVEGLRNGTLHPVIAQELPLAQAARSHEAVMESGHHGKIVLVP; this is translated from the coding sequence ATGAAGGCGATCCGCGTCTCCGAGTACGGCGGCCCATCCGTCCTGAAGGTGGAGGAGGTGTCGACGCCCCAGCCGGGGCCGAACCAGGTCCTCGTGCGCAACCACGCTGTCGGCGTGAACCCCGTGGACACCTACCTGCGCGCGAACACCGACAACCGCGGGCCCAAGCTGCCCTACACGCCGGGCGCGGATGCGGCGGGGGTTGTGGAGGCGGTCGGCCCCGGGGTGACGGCCGTGAAGGCCGGCGATCGCGTCTACGTGGGCGGTACGGTGAGCGGCGCCTACGCCGAGCTCTGCCTCTGCGACCAGGGCCAGGTGCATCCCTTGCCCGCCAACGCCAGCTTCGCGCAGGGGGCGGCGATGAACGTCCCCTACGCCACGGCCTACCACGCGCTCTTCCATCGCGCGCACGCCGAGGCGGGCGAGACCGTTCTCGTCCACGGCGCCAGCGGCGGCGTGGGCATCGGCGCCGTGCAGCTTGCGCGGGCGCGCGGCCTCACCGTGATCGGCACCGCGGGCACCGAGCGGGGCCGGCGCATGGTGCTCGAGCAGGGCGCCCACCACGTGCTCGACCACGGCGCCCCGGGCTACCTCGACGAGTGCGTGTGGCTCACCGGCGGGCAGGGGCCGGCCATCATCATGGAGATGCTGGCCAACGCAAATCTCCAGAAGGACCTCGGCGTCATCGCCATGCGCGGGCGCATCGTCGTCATCGGCAACCGGGGCACGGTCGAGATCAACGCCCGCCTGGCCATGAACAAGGACGCGGCCATCCTGGGCATGGCGCTCTACCACGCCAGCCCGCCCCAGCTTGCCGGCATCCACGCCGCCCTCGTGGAGGGGCTGCGCAACGGCACGCTCCACCCGGTCATCGCCCAGGAGCTGCCGCTCGCCCAGGCCGCGCGCAGCCACGAGGCGGTGATGGAGTCGGGCCACCACGGCAAGATCGTGCTGGTCCCGTAG
- a CDS encoding amidohydrolase, which yields MSAPADLVLVNAKIITVDPHFSLARAVAARGGRIAMVGEDAHVRALVGPETRVVDVGGRAVMPGLVDGHAHMDREGLKALLPSLEGCSSIDDVLQRIEALVRESEPGRWIVTMPLGDPPQYWDVPQNLREQRFPDRRDLDRVSPRNPVYIRAIWGYWRHTLPLVSVANSRALEAAGITRETQPPCAAVEIDRDPATGEPTGIFIERTYVPIVELVLMPEATRFTHADRVRGLAGSQRVYNAAGTTTVFEGHGVGAEVLRVYREVWERGGLTVRSHLVTSPWWSPPGGTSFDAILGSWGAGLAGRGLGDEWLRVAGLHAEADPPPEDAIRARAMPYTGWAGFGYGAGLPRAQVKAMLLAAARHGIRVVSAGTGLLDLYEEVDRETPIRDLRWVIAHVSLVRPDEIRRMRDLGVVVTTHTNRYIYKEGALLRSRAAPGEDMVVPLRSLVEAGVHTALATDNVPPSLWHPVWHAVARVDRTTGDVVGPAQRLSRESALRAATIEGAWLTFQEREQGSIEPGKRADFVVLSEDPLTVPEERLPGIVADLTVAGGRVVYERAGDSLHASNALRT from the coding sequence ATGTCTGCCCCCGCCGACCTCGTCCTCGTCAATGCCAAGATCATCACAGTGGACCCGCACTTCAGTCTCGCCCGGGCCGTCGCCGCGCGCGGCGGGCGCATTGCCATGGTGGGGGAGGACGCTCACGTGCGCGCGCTGGTCGGGCCGGAGACGCGCGTGGTGGACGTGGGCGGCAGGGCCGTGATGCCGGGGCTCGTGGATGGGCATGCCCACATGGACAGGGAAGGGCTCAAGGCACTGCTCCCGTCGCTCGAGGGCTGCTCGTCCATCGACGATGTCCTGCAGCGCATCGAGGCCCTGGTGCGCGAGAGCGAGCCGGGCCGCTGGATCGTGACCATGCCGCTGGGCGACCCGCCGCAGTACTGGGACGTGCCGCAGAACCTCCGCGAGCAACGCTTCCCCGACCGCCGGGATCTCGATCGCGTCTCGCCGCGGAACCCGGTGTATATCCGTGCCATCTGGGGCTACTGGCGCCACACGCTGCCGCTGGTGTCGGTCGCCAACAGCCGGGCGCTCGAGGCCGCCGGCATCACGCGCGAGACGCAGCCGCCCTGCGCGGCCGTCGAGATCGACAGGGATCCCGCTACAGGCGAGCCCACCGGCATCTTCATCGAGCGCACCTACGTGCCCATCGTCGAGCTGGTCCTGATGCCCGAGGCGACGCGCTTCACCCACGCCGACAGAGTGCGCGGGCTCGCCGGATCGCAGCGAGTCTACAACGCCGCCGGGACGACCACGGTCTTCGAGGGGCACGGCGTGGGAGCAGAGGTGCTGCGGGTCTACCGCGAGGTGTGGGAGCGGGGCGGCCTCACGGTGCGGAGCCACTTGGTGACGAGCCCATGGTGGAGCCCGCCTGGTGGGACCTCGTTCGATGCCATCCTCGGCTCCTGGGGAGCCGGGCTCGCCGGCCGGGGCCTGGGCGACGAGTGGCTGCGCGTCGCGGGCCTCCACGCCGAGGCTGATCCGCCGCCGGAAGACGCGATCCGTGCCAGGGCCATGCCCTACACGGGCTGGGCGGGCTTCGGCTACGGCGCAGGGCTGCCGCGGGCGCAGGTCAAAGCGATGCTCCTCGCGGCGGCGCGTCACGGCATCAGGGTGGTGAGCGCCGGGACTGGGCTCCTCGACCTCTATGAGGAGGTGGACCGCGAGACGCCTATCCGGGATCTCCGGTGGGTGATCGCGCATGTGAGCCTGGTGAGGCCGGACGAGATACGCCGCATGAGAGACCTCGGCGTGGTGGTGACGACCCACACCAACCGCTATATTTATAAAGAGGGCGCCCTCCTGCGCTCCCGCGCGGCTCCAGGCGAGGACATGGTGGTGCCGCTTCGGAGCCTCGTGGAGGCGGGTGTCCATACGGCACTGGCCACGGATAACGTGCCCCCCTCGCTGTGGCATCCCGTGTGGCACGCCGTCGCCCGCGTGGACCGCACCACGGGCGACGTGGTGGGCCCGGCCCAGCGGCTTTCGCGCGAGTCCGCCCTGCGCGCGGCCACGATCGAGGGCGCCTGGCTCACTTTCCAGGAGCGCGAGCAGGGTTCCATCGAGCCGGGTAAGCGCGCTGATTTCGTGGTGCTGTCCGAGGATCCCCTCACGGTGCCCGAGGAGCGCCTACCGGGCATCGTGGCCGACCTCACCGTCGCGGGTGGCCGCGTCGTCTACGAGCGTGCCGGCGACAGTCTTCATGCTTCCAATGCTCTCCGAACTTGA
- a CDS encoding pyridoxamine 5'-phosphate oxidase family protein: MSRRAEIAMSPEELHAFLDQELTLTCATIGPNGRPHLMPLWYVRQGDVITCWTYGASQKVKNLERLPQATVQVEAGKKYEELRGAMLDCDVEIVRDREAILDIGVALAYRYGHAPAGAPPELVRAGAEKRGVKRVGLRFRPTRIVSWDHRKLGGAH, encoded by the coding sequence ATGTCACGCCGTGCCGAGATCGCCATGTCACCCGAGGAGCTCCACGCCTTTCTCGACCAGGAGCTCACGCTGACCTGCGCCACCATCGGGCCCAATGGCCGGCCGCACCTGATGCCGCTCTGGTACGTCCGCCAGGGCGATGTGATCACCTGCTGGACCTACGGCGCCTCCCAGAAGGTGAAGAACCTGGAGCGGCTGCCCCAAGCAACCGTGCAGGTGGAGGCGGGGAAGAAATACGAAGAGCTGCGCGGCGCCATGCTCGACTGCGACGTGGAGATCGTCCGCGACCGCGAGGCCATCCTCGACATCGGCGTGGCGCTGGCCTACCGCTACGGGCATGCTCCGGCCGGCGCACCTCCCGAGCTGGTCCGGGCGGGCGCCGAGAAGCGCGGGGTCAAGCGCGTGGGCCTGCGCTTCCGTCCCACGCGCATCGTCTCCTGGGATCACCGCAAGCTCGGCGGCGCCCACTGA
- a CDS encoding thiamine pyrophosphate-binding protein produces the protein MGTITGSEVLAQSLRSQGTDTLFYLMGGPMLETEAACIALGIRAIDTRHEQAAALAAHAWTRVTRRPGVCMGCSGPGATNLLTGVANAFTDAAPLVAIGGSSPRVFLGMEAFQEIDQVAVFRPVTKWAERIYDARRIPDVVATAFRQATTGRPGPVYLDLPGDVLGEKVEEESIVYPSAWRPAPRTLGDPGAIREAIALLAKAERPVIIAGSGVWWSDGAAALQAFVETAGIPFYTTPISRGLIPEDHALAFLNARSKAFTEADVVLAVGTRFNWVIQFGRPPRFAADLKVIHVDVNPSQLGHNRAVDVPIAGDARAVLEQLRAEAEGKIDPRRYAAWTGKLRTLDAEKSAEMDKAMSADTAPIHPLRLCKEVRDFLRRDAILIVDGQEILNYGRQAIPTFVPGHRLNSGAFGCMGVGLPFAVGAKVAKPDAQVVVLHGDGSYGINAMEIDTAVRHKIPIVVVISNNGGWTANTPWTRPLPKPGRNLGHTRYDKIAQDLGAHGEFVEKPHEIRPALERAWASGKPAVVNVVTDDQARAQTVRFSAYTT, from the coding sequence ATGGGAACGATCACGGGCTCGGAAGTACTGGCGCAGTCGCTCCGGTCGCAGGGCACCGACACCCTCTTCTACCTGATGGGCGGGCCCATGCTCGAGACCGAGGCGGCCTGCATCGCGCTCGGCATCCGGGCGATCGACACGCGGCACGAACAGGCGGCGGCGCTCGCGGCGCACGCCTGGACACGGGTGACGCGGAGGCCCGGCGTCTGCATGGGCTGCTCGGGCCCGGGCGCGACTAATTTATTGACGGGCGTCGCCAACGCTTTCACCGACGCCGCGCCGCTCGTGGCGATCGGCGGGTCGAGCCCCCGGGTCTTTCTCGGAATGGAGGCTTTCCAGGAGATCGACCAGGTCGCGGTCTTCCGCCCTGTCACAAAATGGGCGGAGCGGATCTACGACGCCAGGCGCATCCCCGACGTGGTCGCGACGGCGTTCCGACAGGCGACGACGGGGCGCCCCGGCCCGGTCTATCTGGATCTGCCGGGCGACGTGCTGGGCGAAAAGGTGGAGGAAGAGAGCATCGTCTATCCGTCCGCGTGGCGCCCGGCGCCGCGCACGTTGGGCGATCCTGGAGCGATCCGCGAGGCGATCGCGCTCCTCGCGAAGGCCGAGCGCCCGGTGATCATCGCCGGCAGCGGCGTCTGGTGGTCCGACGGGGCGGCCGCGCTCCAGGCTTTCGTCGAGACCGCGGGCATCCCCTTCTACACGACGCCGATCTCGCGCGGGCTGATCCCCGAAGACCACGCGCTGGCGTTTCTCAACGCGCGGAGCAAGGCCTTCACCGAGGCGGATGTGGTGCTCGCGGTGGGCACGCGCTTCAACTGGGTCATCCAGTTCGGGCGCCCGCCGCGCTTCGCCGCCGACCTCAAGGTCATCCACGTGGACGTGAATCCGAGCCAGCTCGGCCACAACCGCGCCGTGGACGTGCCGATCGCGGGCGACGCGCGTGCGGTGCTCGAGCAGCTCCGAGCGGAAGCCGAGGGCAAGATCGACCCGCGCCGCTATGCGGCCTGGACGGGCAAGCTCCGGACGCTCGACGCCGAAAAGTCGGCGGAGATGGACAAGGCCATGTCCGCGGACACGGCGCCCATCCATCCGCTCCGCCTCTGCAAGGAGGTGCGCGACTTCCTCCGGCGCGACGCGATCCTCATCGTGGACGGCCAGGAGATCCTCAACTACGGCCGGCAGGCGATCCCGACCTTCGTGCCCGGCCACCGGCTCAACTCGGGTGCGTTCGGGTGCATGGGTGTCGGCCTGCCCTTCGCAGTCGGCGCGAAGGTGGCCAAGCCGGACGCCCAGGTGGTCGTCCTCCACGGCGACGGCTCGTATGGCATCAACGCGATGGAGATCGACACGGCGGTCCGCCACAAGATCCCCATCGTGGTCGTCATCAGCAACAACGGCGGGTGGACGGCCAACACGCCGTGGACGCGCCCGCTGCCCAAGCCGGGGCGGAATCTCGGCCACACCCGCTACGACAAGATCGCGCAGGACCTGGGCGCCCACGGCGAGTTCGTGGAGAAGCCGCACGAGATCCGGCCGGCGCTCGAGCGCGCGTGGGCCTCGGGCAAGCCGGCCGTCGTCAACGTCGTCACCGACGACCAGGCGCGGGCGCAGACGGTGCGCTTCTCCGCGTACACGACGTAA
- a CDS encoding amidohydrolase family protein — protein MARAYNVIDADGHVLEPLDIWDKYIDPAYRGLAPRLIADTDGKERLLIEGQVLGSTKGFGVVGAIGSRDGVAGDESTMKYTDGRKGGFDPHARIPDMDLDGIDAAFLYPSVGLFAGAIQDPGLAAAVCRAYNRWLADYCRPYPDRLFGVAMLPMQSIDLAIAEMRNARKELGMRAAFVRPNPYNGRMLHHPDYERFWNAVEELDIAIGLHEGASGGMPQVGVDRFETRGARHIISHTLEMMLAAMSVIWEGVCDRHPKVRIAFLESGGGWIAPWLDRMDRHFDDKGFNDSGLSMRPTELFRRNCWISFEPVEGSLSVLADYIGPHKILWATDYPHPDGFFPGAPKLIADRPELSAETKRQILAGGAKGFYRL, from the coding sequence ATGGCACGCGCGTACAACGTGATCGACGCCGATGGACACGTGCTCGAGCCGCTGGACATCTGGGACAAGTACATCGACCCGGCGTACCGCGGCTTAGCACCTCGGCTCATCGCGGACACCGACGGCAAGGAGCGCCTGCTCATCGAGGGCCAGGTGCTGGGCAGCACGAAGGGCTTCGGCGTCGTCGGGGCCATCGGCTCCCGCGACGGCGTCGCCGGCGACGAATCCACCATGAAATACACGGACGGCCGCAAGGGCGGCTTCGACCCCCACGCGCGGATCCCGGACATGGATCTCGACGGCATCGACGCGGCTTTCCTGTATCCGAGCGTCGGCCTCTTCGCCGGCGCGATCCAGGACCCCGGGCTCGCCGCGGCCGTGTGCCGGGCGTACAACCGCTGGCTCGCCGATTACTGCCGCCCCTACCCCGACCGCCTCTTCGGCGTGGCCATGCTGCCCATGCAGTCGATTGACCTGGCCATCGCGGAGATGCGCAACGCGCGGAAGGAGCTCGGCATGCGGGCCGCCTTCGTCCGCCCCAATCCGTACAACGGCCGCATGCTGCACCATCCGGACTACGAGCGCTTCTGGAACGCGGTCGAGGAGCTCGACATCGCGATCGGCCTGCACGAGGGCGCCAGCGGCGGGATGCCGCAGGTGGGCGTCGACCGCTTCGAGACGCGCGGGGCCCGGCACATCATCTCGCACACGCTGGAGATGATGCTGGCCGCGATGAGCGTGATCTGGGAGGGTGTCTGCGACCGTCACCCGAAGGTGCGCATCGCCTTTCTGGAATCAGGCGGCGGGTGGATCGCGCCCTGGCTCGACCGCATGGATCGCCACTTCGACGACAAGGGCTTCAACGACTCAGGATTGTCCATGCGCCCGACCGAGCTGTTCCGGCGCAACTGCTGGATCTCGTTCGAGCCGGTCGAGGGCAGTCTCTCCGTCCTCGCGGACTACATCGGCCCGCACAAGATCCTGTGGGCGACCGACTACCCGCATCCCGACGGCTTCTTCCCCGGCGCCCCGAAGCTGATCGCCGACCGGCCGGAGCTGTCTGCGGAGACGAAGCGCCAGATTCTCGCGGGCGGCGCGAAGGGGTTCTACAGGCTCTAG